The genomic stretch CCCTTCCGAGCAGGTGTCAATGGGGGAAGAGAGTATTTCCAGCGAAGTCAAAGAGCGAAAAATGGAAGTTTACTTTGATTTTGAAAAGTTTGGTAAATTTTCCATAGGACGGGGCGACATGGCCTCAAACAGCAGTTCGGAAGTCGATATTTCAGGAACCAGCAATGCCGGTAACTCTGGAGTCGCTGATGCCGGCGGCGGATTTGAATTTTATAATGCCGCTCCGATAGCGATGAACGCAGGTGAAGACGCGGAAGTCAAGCCGGGAATTACGGTGGGTAATGTCTTTAATCAGATGGACGGGCTGAGCAGAAGAAACAGGGTGCGCTATGACACCCCTACCTTTGCGGGCTTCTCCCTTGGAGTCTCTGCCGGGGAAAAAGAGCGGTCTGACGCAGCCTTGGTCTATTCCGGTAAATTCGCCGACGGCACTAAGCTGAAAGCGGCGGTTGCCTATGTCGATCCGGGAGAAGGCAAGGATTACACCCAGATCGACGGTTCAGCTTCTGTTCTGTTCGGATTCGGGCTGAACTTTACCGTGGCTGGCGGTTCCCGTGATTTGGATGATATGCCTGCTAATGGTGAAGATCCGACCTTTATGTACGGAAAGATCGGTTATAAAACCAAAATATTCTCTGCCGGTTCTACAGCCCTGTCCTTTGATTACGGGGTGTACGAAAATATCAAGAATCAGGATGCTGAAGAAGAAGGAACAACTTACGGAGTGCAGTTTGTTCAGTCGTTGTCTGACTACAACACCGATCTGGTTGTGGGGTATCGCAATTTTGAACTTGAGGACAATACCTCAGCCGATTATGAGCCGATTTCTCTCGTCATTGCCGGCGCTCGGATAAAATTCTAGTAAAATTTTAATTTTTCCAAATCATTAGGGGCGTTCTTTGTGAGCGCCCTTTTTTTTTGTTTCTTCCTTCTCCGTAACAAGCAGCTGATGAGAGCTGCGGTTAGACTTTCTCAATCCGTGTTTTAATGTACTTCAACGGCGGGGTTCCAGACCATGTGCAGGCAAGATTAGGCGGCAGCAGGACATTGGTGTTGAAGCCTCCGACCTGCGGATATTTCGGATCGCCTTCCATGCCGTAATTGCCGCCGAATCCTCCGGCAGTGGCCAAAACCCCCTGGCGAATCCCCCAGGTCACCTTGGCTGTCGCTTTGGCTTCCCCCCAGGGTGAGCTAATGAGTACCTCATCGCCATCAGAGATATTGCGTTGCTTGGCATCCAGATAATTGATCCAGATCGGATTTGAACCGCATTTTTTCATCAGAGCCGGATTCCAGACGGTTGAGCAATGTTCATGCTCTAGTACTCTGAAATACCCGATGATCATGGGATATTTATGGTCAGGCTTCAGCTCGGGCCAATCCGCATAGGGAGGAATATAATCAGGCAGGGCGTTGAGGCCAGCCTTTTCCGCTGCTGGATTGATGAAGTTATACTTACCGGTCACCGTGTTGCCTGATGATCCGTATCCAGTTGGCGGGTTGAACGAGCCCCAGTCTCGGTATTTATAGAACTTTTGCGAATCCGTCACAAAATAGCCCTTCTCGTAAAGCTCGTCCAGAGTGATCTCTTGCCCACAGAGCTGATTGGTCATGTATTCTTCTTCGGATTGCCACGGGAAATATTCGCCGAAACCGAGGCGTTCCGCCAAGCCGGTAAAGATGGCAACCACAGAGCGTGAATCATACATCGGCGCAATCGCCTTTTGGCCCAGCGAGATAAAGGACTCATACATCCAATCCGATATCACCCGGCTCTGCTCAAGATAGGTGCAATCCGGCAGGATCACATCACAGAGTTCTGTAGTATTGCTCATGAAGCAGTCAATTGCACAGGAAAACTCCAGCTGCTCCATAGCTCGGCGCATCGAAGGTTCTGAGGAGTTGGACATAACCGGATTGCCGAAATAGCAGAGCATGGCCTTGAGTCGTCCGGCTTGGACATCCTTTTCAAAATAGGCGGGAATCCATCCCTTCCAGAGTTTGCTGCTGTTCAGTTTGAATTTTTCGGTATTATTAGGCGGCTTAGGCTGATTGTCTCCCCAGGCTGAGGAGAGCTTCCGTTTACCGATCAGGCTCGGGCCGCCGGGTGCATCAAAACTCCCGACAAGTGCGTTCAGGGCCTGGATCGCCTGGGTAGCGTGCATCGCATTGGGAACCTGGGCCACGCCTGTCCAGGAGAGCGCGGCCGCAGCCGGAGCAGCAGCGGCAAATTCCCGAGCCAGCCGTTCAATAGTCACAGCAGGAACCCCGCATATACTCTCTGCCCAAAAAGGGGTGCGGAGAATGCCATCTTCCTCGCCGAGCAGTCTCCTCCTGAAGGCAGCAAAACCGTAACACCATTCTTCAATAAAGGCCTTGTCGTACAGGTTCTCCGTCACCAGCACATAGGCCATGGCTAAGGCCATTGCCCCGTCCGTCCCAGGGATAATGGAAATCCATTCTGTTGCCGCTTCAGCGGTTTCACTTTGCCGAGGATCAACCATGACCAGCTTGGTTCCTTGCTTCATCGCCTGCTTCAACAGATTAAGCTTGCGTTGTCCGACAGAGGTTACCAGTTCGTTGATACCGAAGAGGAGGATGAATTCAGAATGGGCATAGTCAATCCAGGGACGCTTATCATTGCCGCAATGCTCGTTGGCCATCCGGTTCGGGTTATCGCACATTTGGCGATGGGTCGTTTTATTCGGGGTCCCGTAGGCAGTCATCACTGCGTCATGGCACCAGCTGTTGAAATCATTGCCTTGATGAAAGCCCACGGTCTTGGGGTCAAAGCTCTTTAAGCGGGAGGCGGTCAGATTCAGGGCCTCATCCCAAGAGGCTTTTCTGAATCGGCCGTTTTCACGGATCAGGGGCGTTTTGAGACGATAGGCTGAATAGGTGTTTTTATGGGCATTGGCCCCCTTGATGCAGAGTCGCCTGCCTCCCTTGGGATCACCGTCCAGTCCTTTGCAACCAATGATGACCTGATCCCGGACCTTGACCTCCTGACCGCAGAGTCCGGCGCAGGTAGAGCAATGTGTTTTTATGGTGCAACCCGCTTTCTGATGAATTGCCCCCTGGCGAAGAGTTTTCGCTTGAGCGTCAAGATCAAGCAAGGTAAGGGCCTGAGCAAGTTTTTCCAGATCATTCGCCGGATCAGCTCCATCTGTCTCTGTCCGCACCGTTCGTGCTGCCTCAAGCACTGCCTGTGTCAAATCGGCCAATCCCTGGTAAAACTCAGTTCGGGCAGCAGAGCGAAACATTTCGCAAAAGGCATCAGCCCAACCCAGATGTTGAACCAGAAAAGCGCGTTGCTCCTCCTCTGTCCCTTGTTGTTCAGCCAAATAGGCCATGAATTCCAGCTCAACCGCGATATGGTCGTCCAGATCCGGGTATGCGGGATTCTTATGCACACCGCTGTCGCGATAGACCTGACGTACCTCGAAAACCGGCTTCTGCATAACCAGAGGTTCTTCGCTGATATGGCAGGAGGCGTAAGGGAAAACAGGATTTTTTCCTGCATTGAGAAAGAGTTCTGCGTAATCATACCGCAGCTCGTTATAGAGTTCCTGGGCTGAGGCCCCGTGTAAGGCTGCGGTCATTTTGGTCAGGGCTGGGCGGAACTCGACCGCTGAGCTGCTGATTGCTGATTCGGTCAGCCGGGCAAGGAACGGATGTGTGCGCATCTCTTCAATGAAAGAAAGAGGGGTTTCGTCCTGATAAAGGAAGGAGAGGAAACAGTATACAGTTGTTTTTGCGTTGCGCATTAAGCAGCCCCTAAAGGTTTATGATTGGTCTATCTGGTTCGTAGGCATGGTTCTTCTAGAGGAAATCTTTCTTGTTGATTTTGATTATTTGTTCTGTAAATAATTTAAAAATCAATGTCATAGCTGTGAAAAATATGGTATATCATGGTTAGTCGTTTTTTGTCAACTGGACTTTCTGGAAGAAAGAACTGGAAATAACCAGAAAAATGAGGGTGATTGAGCTAGTCTTGTTACGGAAATCGGGCCTGCTGGTACGTTCGCGGAGGAGAAAATGAGTAAGAGGAGATGGAACCAATGGTGGATTATGTTGCTGGTCGCAGTGCTCTTGCTGAGCTGTCCACCCCTGCTTTCGGGGCAGGATAAGACAGCTACAATTACCCAGATTGAGCTATCTGGAAAATTGGCAGAGGTGGTTGCCAATACTCCCACCGGGACAGAGGCAGGACAGATCAATCTCCAGGCGGAAAAGGGTTTTGCCGGAATACCGGGAGCTCCTCAGATTAACTATATTGTCGCCTTTCTCTGGGCGATTTGGGTTGGTTGGATTTTTACAACCGTGGGTGCCTTTGGGGGCATCATGGCTAGCGTCGGCCATTTGACCATATTCGGTCTCGGGATGTACGCAACGGGATTTAAAACAACCAGTCCTGAGTTGAACGCCTTGTTGACTGATACGATCAGGGCCTCTAATCAATATCTTGTTGGTTTGGCCGCATTGATTTCAACCTGTAGCTTTTATCGGATGAAGCGGCTGGTGGTGCCTCTGGGGCTGGCTCTGGGCCTGGGCAGTGTTGCTGGCGGGCTGCTGATTTCTTGGCTGACCGTAGGAAAAATACAGCTCAGTCAGTACATCGGCTGGTTTGGTTTGGCTGTTTTGGTTATCGGAGGAGTTATTTTTTATAGCACCACAGAGCGCAGTCGTTTCCAAAAAAGCAAGTCTGATGAGGCGGCCAAGGCCTTTCAGCGAGCCATGAAGGAACAAGGGGAAAACGATGACCAAGGAGTGGTTTTTCAGTCTTTCAGCCCGAGGAAAATAATCTTTTCTTTTTACGGCACAGAATTCAGCTTTAACCCGATCTTGGCTGTGGTTGGTGGAATGGTTATCTCCTCTATTTCTTCCTTCCTAGGGGTCGGCGGTGGTTTGCTCTATGTTCCTTTTTTGACCAGTATTATCGGTCTTCCTATGTACATAGTGGCAGGGACCTCAGCCTTAGCTGTTTTGCTGAGCATGGTAACCAGTGTTTTTTCCTATGTGGTCCTGAAGGGTACTTTTATCAGCTGGGGTCTGGTGAGCATTGAGATGGTCGGGGTTGCGGTGGGGGCCTTTATCGGGCCTAAGACCCAAAAGTACATCCCGGAAAAATGGCTAAAATGGATATTTGTCGTCTTAGCCGCTTATGTAGGTGTCCAATATTTCAGCAAGGGATTCTTTGGTCAGAGTTGGCTGCCTCCGTTTTAACGAAAGGTTGTCCTCACCTCTCCCGCTTATTGTTGTACATCCGCCCATCGGCTGCATTCAGAAGCTCATCTTCCAGCTTCCCGTCGTCTGGGTAGAGAGCTGTGCCCATTGCTGCAGAAATAGTAAGTTTAAGAGTCAAGGAGAGCTGGCAGGGATTTTCCAGAGCTGTATTGACCTTATCGGTAACCTGCATCACATCATCATTGCTTTCTATCCCAGGGAGCAACAGGATAAACTCATCCCCGCCTATTCGGGCAACCAAATCCTCCTCCCGCACTGAGGACAGCAGGCGACGGGCCACCTCCTGAAGAAGAAGATCACCGACATCATGCCCGTGTTGGTCATTAACCGGTTTGAATTTATTCAGATCAATAAAAACCAAGCCCAATTTTGAACTGTTCTGTTCAGCTGTGGCCAGTTCCTGTTTTAATCGCTCATAAAAAAGCAATCTGTTGGCCAGCCCGGTAAGGCAATCATGATTGGCATTATAATAGAGCTGTTGTTCCATAATTTTGCGTTCTGTGACATCCGTGGCGATCTGAATTTTGACATCACGACCATCGAACCATTTAATAACCCGGTCATGGAGTTCATACCAACGTTTGTTAAAAGGATTTTGTCGTTCCCAGACATAGCTCTTGTTTGCATACTCATTGTTGTTGCGGAGGAGGTCGTTAGGGCAGAATTCGCAAGGGTCTTGGAGGTCTTTTTGTAATTCCTTCCAGCAGATGGAGCCGGTTATGTCGCCGAAAATTTCAGCAGCATATTGATTAAGAAAGAGGATCTCGTATGAATCCGTATCAATGACATACACCATTGCGTCCATGCTGTCGAGGACTGTGAGGAGTCGTTGATGGGCGGATTTTAACGCTTCTTCCGCCTGTTTCCTCTCGCTTATCTCCCGGACAATGGTTACAAGACAAGCGGTGTTGTGGTCCGGTTCAATGTATTGAAGATGGATCTCAACCGGAATTTTGGTCCCGTTTTTATGCCGGAGCATGGTCTGGAAAAACAGGCTTTTTGTCTCACCCTCTGATAACTTGGCGACTACTTCTCTGAATGTTGCTTCTGTAATATCCGGTTTAATGGATAACGGAGTCATCTTCAGAAATTCTTCTGCACTATAACCGACCTGGTTCTGCCCGCCCTGATTGACATAGGTAAAGAGCAGGGTTTCCGGGTCAAACATGAAAACGCTGTCAAGGGTCTTGTCTAAAACATTTTTAAAATGATTTAACTCCAGGCGAGTTGTTTCACGGCTTGCATAAAAGTTGATCAGGAGCCAACCGAGTGGTCCCAGCAAGACAAAGAGGACCAGGTTGAACAGCAGCAGGCTATAGCGGGCAGGTGTCAGATGTTCCTGCTCAATCCGGTCAAGAGGAAGTCGAGTTACCAGTTTCCAGTAATAGTCTCCAGCTTTGATTTTCTGTTTGCTCTGCCCGATCACTGTCGTACATCCTATACTTGAGGTTAAAGTGGAGGTCATGCCGTCGCTTAACGGGTGGATAGTTGCAAAGGTGAATAAATTATCATCTGTCAGGAATTGTCCGGCAGGCTGTGTCGCAATCGTTTTCCAGGCTTCAGGATATCTGGCAGCAAAGGTACGGTTCGCTTTTTCCGGCCACATAAAGGCCCAGTTATCATTCTGCTGTTCTCCATACAACCAATAACCGTCTCGATTCAGGAGCATAAGTTTGCCATTTAAATGATCAGTCGTCTCCTCAGCCAGTTGGTCCAGAATTTCCTGGCCTAAATAATTGAGAAGAACAGCACCCTGTTTTTTTCCGTCCTGGTCAAAGACAGGGGTGCCGAAACGGAGCACTGGTTTATAGGGAATCTCAATGGTGCAATGCTCCATATTCAAGTCAAAGGGGGAAATAAAGATTTCTCCCGGATTGAGCTTAATCGTATCCTGGAAATAGTAGCGTCTTCCCTTATGCTGGAGATCTTTTTTCGGCACGATAACACTCCAGCCTGCAATGAGATTGATTCGTATCTGCTCCATGCCGTTTTTGTCGAGCAATCTTATCTGGTCATAAGCCTGCCTATGTTGCGAAAAAAGACGCAGTGTTTGAGTGAAATTATTCAGCGAGTCCTTGGGATTTTCTTCATTGGTATATTCAGAGTATGATTCAGCTAGAATTTGCAGGTCAGTAGTGATATTGAGGAAGTTTTTGCGGATTCTCTGCTCATGGTGCTGGATAATATCTTTTTCTTCGCCTTTATGTAAGGTATCCTGATGACTTCTTTCGTCCTGATAAAAGAGGAAGGAAATAAAGAAACTCAACAGCATGATCGGAAGAATCAGGAGGAGGAAGCAGTACAGTCTGTTGGGGCTATGTATGCTCTGAAACTGCTTTTGCATAATTTTGCAGAGGGCAGGGAGGAGAAGTTGCCCTGAATAAGGTTCAGGAATTTGTACTTTTCGTGCTTCTTAAACCATAAATTAAATAAAAAGTAAATAACAGCCCCTTGTTTGGATAATTTTTATGTGTTTCAAGAACTGGTATTATTTGATCGTCGTATTTGCCCCTGGATTTGCAGCCTGAACGCAAAGAGAAGAAGTCGAGGAATTTCAAATCATCGAGACAATATCCGGTGGTTGATACCGGGGTTAGGAAGTTTTATGGTAATTGATCAGTGATCTCGGGCCAATCACGGGGAGAGCGATTTTACGGGCAGGTTTCTGATCGGGCCACAGGCCTGATGTGGCAGCAGACAGATAACAGCAAAGTACAAGATTGGGAAGATGCCATTGCCCTTGCCTATGCCGAGGGCCTGAAGCAGGGCGGGTACACAGACTGGAGGCTTCGCAATGCCAAGGAGTTACAGAGCATCGTGGATTATACTTGATCTCCGCAGGCGACCTCCTCTTCGGCTATAGATCCTGTTTTTCAGACCACTCGAATCGACGCCCCGGATGGGCAGTTGCAATACCCGTATTTCTGGACCAGCACCAATCATCAGGACGGCAGGAATCATTACGACAGCGCAGTGTACATTACATTGCCTTGGGCAGGATGCACGGCAGGATAATGGATGTTCATGGTGCAGGGGCGCAACGTAGCGATTCCAAGACTGGATATCCTGATGATTATCCGCAGTATTTCCGACCACAGGGGGGATATGCGTGTTGTGTTTAACTCTGTTCGCTGTATGCGGGATATTGAGTGATAAGGGGGGAGGCATGAGCCACTGGACAATGAAGAATGGCACTCCTCCTTAATTGTCCCTTAATTACTCTTGGGCGTCGGGTAACGCCCGGTAAGGTGGGCCGACCAAAGAAAAGAAATAATTGTAAATGAGTTGTGGTCTTCCCTTATGAGGGCTCTTCGTGCGGGGAATCGGGCTCGTACTCTGAAGTAAGAAGTACGAGCCCGATTCGGTTTTACTCAGCTGAAAATAGCCTTTAAGATAAAGAAAAAGATCATCGCCATAAAAGCTCCTGCTGGCAGGGTGACCAGCCAGGAGATAATAATATTGAGCACCACTCGCAGGTCCAGAGCGCCAATGCCTCGGGCCAGACCGACACCGAGCACAGAACCCACCAGGATATGGGTGGTGGAAACGGGCAGGCCGGTACGGGAGGCCAACACCACTGTGGAGGCCGCAGCAAGCTCAGCGCAGAATCCACGGGAAGGCGTCAGCTCGGTGATCTTGGTGCCCACAGTGAGCATAACCCGATAACCGAGGGTGACAAGCCCTGTCACGATTCCGGCGCCGCCGAGGAGGAGAACCCAAAAAGGCATCTCGGATTTCTGCATGACCTCACCGCCTGAAGAGACAATACTAACCACTGCCGCCAGCGGCCCGATACCGTTGGCTACGTCATTGGAGCCGTGAGCAAAGGCCATTGAGCAGGCCGTGAAGAGCATCATCGGGGTGAAGACCTTTTCCACGCTGGCAAAATGAAAATCCCGATCCGCAGCCGGATCCTCCGCAACCTTACGAACCAGGGACCAGCCCAGCAGGGCCGTGAGCAGGCCGATAACGATGGCTGCCGCGAAA from Candidatus Electrothrix communis encodes the following:
- a CDS encoding molybdopterin-dependent oxidoreductase: MRTHPFLARLTESAISSSAVEFRPALTKMTAALHGASAQELYNELRYDYAELFLNAGKNPVFPYASCHISEEPLVMQKPVFEVRQVYRDSGVHKNPAYPDLDDHIAVELEFMAYLAEQQGTEEEQRAFLVQHLGWADAFCEMFRSAARTEFYQGLADLTQAVLEAARTVRTETDGADPANDLEKLAQALTLLDLDAQAKTLRQGAIHQKAGCTIKTHCSTCAGLCGQEVKVRDQVIIGCKGLDGDPKGGRRLCIKGANAHKNTYSAYRLKTPLIRENGRFRKASWDEALNLTASRLKSFDPKTVGFHQGNDFNSWCHDAVMTAYGTPNKTTHRQMCDNPNRMANEHCGNDKRPWIDYAHSEFILLFGINELVTSVGQRKLNLLKQAMKQGTKLVMVDPRQSETAEAATEWISIIPGTDGAMALAMAYVLVTENLYDKAFIEEWCYGFAAFRRRLLGEEDGILRTPFWAESICGVPAVTIERLAREFAAAAPAAAALSWTGVAQVPNAMHATQAIQALNALVGSFDAPGGPSLIGKRKLSSAWGDNQPKPPNNTEKFKLNSSKLWKGWIPAYFEKDVQAGRLKAMLCYFGNPVMSNSSEPSMRRAMEQLEFSCAIDCFMSNTTELCDVILPDCTYLEQSRVISDWMYESFISLGQKAIAPMYDSRSVVAIFTGLAERLGFGEYFPWQSEEEYMTNQLCGQEITLDELYEKGYFVTDSQKFYKYRDWGSFNPPTGYGSSGNTVTGKYNFINPAAEKAGLNALPDYIPPYADWPELKPDHKYPMIIGYFRVLEHEHCSTVWNPALMKKCGSNPIWINYLDAKQRNISDGDEVLISSPWGEAKATAKVTWGIRQGVLATAGGFGGNYGMEGDPKYPQVGGFNTNVLLPPNLACTWSGTPPLKYIKTRIEKV
- a CDS encoding TSUP family transporter is translated as MSKRRWNQWWIMLLVAVLLLSCPPLLSGQDKTATITQIELSGKLAEVVANTPTGTEAGQINLQAEKGFAGIPGAPQINYIVAFLWAIWVGWIFTTVGAFGGIMASVGHLTIFGLGMYATGFKTTSPELNALLTDTIRASNQYLVGLAALISTCSFYRMKRLVVPLGLALGLGSVAGGLLISWLTVGKIQLSQYIGWFGLAVLVIGGVIFYSTTERSRFQKSKSDEAAKAFQRAMKEQGENDDQGVVFQSFSPRKIIFSFYGTEFSFNPILAVVGGMVISSISSFLGVGGGLLYVPFLTSIIGLPMYIVAGTSALAVLLSMVTSVFSYVVLKGTFISWGLVSIEMVGVAVGAFIGPKTQKYIPEKWLKWIFVVLAAYVGVQYFSKGFFGQSWLPPF
- a CDS encoding diguanylate cyclase, with translation MQKQFQSIHSPNRLYCFLLLILPIMLLSFFISFLFYQDERSHQDTLHKGEEKDIIQHHEQRIRKNFLNITTDLQILAESYSEYTNEENPKDSLNNFTQTLRLFSQHRQAYDQIRLLDKNGMEQIRINLIAGWSVIVPKKDLQHKGRRYYFQDTIKLNPGEIFISPFDLNMEHCTIEIPYKPVLRFGTPVFDQDGKKQGAVLLNYLGQEILDQLAEETTDHLNGKLMLLNRDGYWLYGEQQNDNWAFMWPEKANRTFAARYPEAWKTIATQPAGQFLTDDNLFTFATIHPLSDGMTSTLTSSIGCTTVIGQSKQKIKAGDYYWKLVTRLPLDRIEQEHLTPARYSLLLFNLVLFVLLGPLGWLLINFYASRETTRLELNHFKNVLDKTLDSVFMFDPETLLFTYVNQGGQNQVGYSAEEFLKMTPLSIKPDITEATFREVVAKLSEGETKSLFFQTMLRHKNGTKIPVEIHLQYIEPDHNTACLVTIVREISERKQAEEALKSAHQRLLTVLDSMDAMVYVIDTDSYEILFLNQYAAEIFGDITGSICWKELQKDLQDPCEFCPNDLLRNNNEYANKSYVWERQNPFNKRWYELHDRVIKWFDGRDVKIQIATDVTERKIMEQQLYYNANHDCLTGLANRLLFYERLKQELATAEQNSSKLGLVFIDLNKFKPVNDQHGHDVGDLLLQEVARRLLSSVREEDLVARIGGDEFILLLPGIESNDDVMQVTDKVNTALENPCQLSLTLKLTISAAMGTALYPDDGKLEDELLNAADGRMYNNKRER
- a CDS encoding DUF1566 domain-containing protein; protein product: MISGQSRGERFYGQVSDRATGLMWQQTDNSKVQDWEDAIALAYAEGLKQGGYTDWRLRNAKELQSIVDYT